Proteins encoded within one genomic window of Setaria italica strain Yugu1 chromosome IV, Setaria_italica_v2.0, whole genome shotgun sequence:
- the LOC101765811 gene encoding aspartyl protease family protein 1 produces MAQSHHYRQELFVAVAVAVAVAALVAVGEASCVGFDLHHRSSPVVRRWAEARGHPALAAEWPAKGSPEYYSELSRHDRGLLARRNLAGADGFLTFADGNATIQSLGFLYYAQVALGTPNATFLVALDTGSDLFWVPCDCKQCAPLSGGGNATAELRPYSPRLSSTSKQVTCDSAFCDRPNACSAATNGSCPYGVRYVSANTSSSGVLVQDVLHLTREGPGPGAATEALQAPIVFGCGQVQTGAFLDGAGFDGLLGLGMDRVSVPSVLAARGLVASNSFSMCFSDDGVGRINFGDAGSPGQSETRFIARSTNPTYNVSFTSANVGSESVAVEFAAVMDSGTSFTYLNDPEYTAFATSFTSQVRERRTNFSSGSSGRLPFDYCYKLSPNQTEVLPPIVSLTTAGGAQFPVTNPIIFLRDDRITIGYCLAIVKNDITINIIGQNFMTGLKVVFNRERSVLGWQKFDCYKNAVVADAPDASPSPAPGGPNPTKLTPQQSDASNRNPGAAPVPRSAGSLDAARALGGGLSLLLPLLVGAALV; encoded by the exons ATGGCTCAGTCCCACCACTACCGCCAGGAACtcttcgtcgccgtcgccgtcgccgtcgccgtcgcggcgcttGTGGCCGTCGGGGAGGCGTCCTGCGTCGGCTTCGACCTTCACCACCGGTCCTCCCCGGTGGTCCGGCggtgggcggaggcgcggggccACCCCGCCCTCGCCGCGGAGTGGCCAGCTAAAGGCTCGCCGGAGTACTACTCTGAGCTCTCACGCCATGACCGCGGCCTCCTCGCCCGCCGTAATCTCGCCGGCGCCGATGGCTTCCTGACCTTCGCGGATGGCAACGCGACCATCCAAAGCCTCGGATT CTTGTACTACGCGCAGGTGGCGCTGGGCACTCCGAACGCGACGTTCCTGGTGGCGCTGGACACCGGCAGCGACCTCTTCTGGGTGCCCTGCGACTGCAAGCAGTGCGCGCcgctctccggcggcggcaacgcCACGGCGGAGCTCCGCCCCTACAGCCCGCGGCTGTCGTCGACGAGCAAGCAGGTGACCTGCGACAGCGCGTTCTGCGACCGGCCCAACGcctgcagcgccgccaccaACGGCAGCTGCCCGTACGGCGTCCGCTACGTGTCCGccaacacctcctcctccggcgtgcTCGTCCAGGATGTCCTCCACCTCACCAGGGagggccccggccccggcgccgccacggAGGCCCTGCAGGCGCCCATCGTGTTCGGGTGCGGGCAGGTGCAGACGGGCGCGTTCCTGGACGGCGCCGGCTTCGACGGTCTGCTGGGCCTGGGCATGGACCGGGTGTCCGTGCCCAGCGTGCTCGCCGCCCGCGGCCTCGTCGCGTCCAACAGCTTCTCCATGTGCTTCAgcgacgacggcgtcggccGGATCAACTTCGGCGACGCCGGCAGCCCCGGCCAGTCCGAGACGCGCTTTATCGCCAGGAGCACAAA CCCGACGTACAACGTGAGCTTCACGTCGGCGAACGTCGGCAGCGAGTcggtggcggtggagtttgCCGCCGTCATGGACTCCGGCACGTCCTTCACGTACCTCAACGACCCGGAGTACACGGCGTTCGCCACCAGC TTCACCTCCCAGGTTCGCGAGAGGAGAACCAACTTCAGCAGCGGTTCTTCAGGCCGTCTCCCCTTCGACTACTGCTATAAGCTGAGCCCTAACCAGACGGAGGTGCTGCCCCCGATCGTGAGCCTGACGACCGCGGGGGGAGCCCAGTTCCCGGTCACCAACCCGATCATCTTCTTGCGCGATGACAGGATCACCATCGGCTACTGCCTGGCGATCGTCAAGAACGACATCACCATCAACATCATCGGCC AGAACTTCATGACTGGGCTCAAGGTCGTCTTCAACCGGGAGAGATCCGTCCTGGGCTGGCAGAAGTTCGACT GTTACAAGAACGCGGTAGTGGCAGACGCCCCGGACGCGAGCCCCAGCCCGGCCCCGGGGGGCCCGAACCCGACGAAGCTCACGCCGCAGCAGAGCGACGCCAGCAACAGGAACCCCGGAGCGGCGCCGGTGCCGAGGTCGGCCGGCTCGCTCGACGCTGCACGCGCGCTGGGAGGCGGCCTCTCGCTTCTGCTTCCTCTGCTGGTGGGCGCAGCGCTTGTCTGA
- the LOC101766232 gene encoding putative laccase-9, translating into MAMGAVAERPAVLLRFLQLGVFLVLGVAALSPAAHGSRVRRYHFLVKKVVVTRLCRQKSILTVNGQFPGPTIRARSGDVVVVNVRNHGDKNITIHWHGVDQPRNPWSDGPEYITQCPIQPGAAFAYRVILFQEEGTLWWHAHTGFDRATVHGAIVILPKHGAAFPFDHPRRVEEMPPIILNEWWRDDDANHLLEEAVRTGRDVKPSDAATINGEPGDMFPCSEAGTFRARVERGGTYLLRVINAGLTNDVFFAVAGHRLTVVATDASYTKPFAADHLMIASGQTVDALLHADDAAGGRYYMAARTFASNTNVVEFNNSTATAILEYADAARGRAAAPVFPATLPAVDDMAAATTYTKRLRSLASEAHPVDVPARADERLLVTMAVNLIPCAPDAACTGPRGDRLAASLNNVSFQNPGAVDILSAYYYRDGSSAGGVYDAGFPDGPPSRFNFTDPGLPEAGLVGPFTERGTRVKVLEHGAAVEVVFQDTAVLGTESHPMHLHGYSFYVVGRGIGNFDDGRDPAGYNLVDPPRQNTVAVPKGGWAAIRFRATNPGVWFMHCHFDRHVVWGMGTVFIVKNGKKPEAKMLRPPPNMPKC; encoded by the exons ATGGCGATGGGTGCCGTAGCTGAGAGACCTGCCGTGCTGCTCCGGTTCCTTCAGCTGGGCGTGTTCTTGGTCCTTGGAGTTGCTGCACTTAGCCCGGCCGCGCACGGCTCCAGGGTTCGTCGCTACCATTTCCTC GTAAAGAAGGTTGTCGTCACCAGGCTGTGCCGGCAGAAGAGCATCCTCACCGTGAACGGCCAGTTCCCCGGCCCGACCATCCGGGCGCGCagcggcgacgtcgtcgtcgtcaacgTCCGCAACCATGGCGACAAGAACATCACCATCCACTG GCACGGCGTGGACCAGCCGCGGAACCCGTGGTCCGACGGGCCGGAGTACATCACGCAGTGCCCCATCCAGCCCGGCGCCGCCTTCGCCTACCGCGTCATCCTCTTCCAGGAAGAGGGCACGCTCTGGTGGCACGCGCACACCGGCTTCGACCGCGCCACCGTGCATGgcgccatcgtcatcctcccCAAGCACGGCGCCGCCTTCCCCTTCGATCATCCTCGGCGCGTCGAGGAGATGCCGCCGATCATCCTCAACGAATGGTGGCGGGACGACGACGCGAACCATCTCCTGGAGGAAGCCGTGCGGACGGGCCGCGACGTCAAGCCGTCGGACGCTGCCACCATCAACGGCGAGCCCGGCGACATGTTCCCGTGCTCCGAGGCCGGCACCTTCAGGGCGCGCGTGGAGCGCGGCGGGACGTACCTGCTCCGCGTGATCAACGCCGGGCTCACCAACGACGTGttcttcgccgtcgccggccaccgccTCACCGTGGTCGCCACCGACGCCAGCTACACCAAGCCGTTCGCCGCCGACCACCTCATGATCGCGTCGGGCCAGACCGTCGACGCGCTCCTCCACGCCGACGATGCCGCCGGCGGTAGGTACTACATGGCCGCGCGGACGTTCGCTTCCAACACCAACGTCGTCGAGTTCAACAACAGCACCGCCACGGCCATCCTGGAGTACGCGGACGCCGCGCggggaagggcggcggcgccggtgttCCCTGCTACCCTGCCCGCCGTCGACGACATGGCAGCGGCGACGACGTACACGAAGCGGCTAAGGTCCCTGGCCAGCGAGGCCCACCCGGTGGACGTGCCGGCGCGCGCCGACGAGCGCCTGCTCGTGACGATGGCCGTGAACCTGATCCCCTGCGCGCCGGACGCGGCGTGCACCGGCCCCCGCGGCGACCGCCTCGCGGCGAGCCTCAACAACGTGAGCTTCCAGAACCCCGGAGCCGTCGATATCCTCAGCGCCTACTACTACCGCGACGGCAGCTCCGCCGGCGGCGTGTACGACGCGGGGTTCCCTGACGGCCCGCCGTCCCGGTTCAACTTCACCGACCCGGGGCTCCCGGAGGCGGGGCTCGTCGGCCCGTTCACGGAGCGGGGCACGAGGGTGAAGGTGCTGGagcacggcgccgccgtggaggtGGTGTTCCAGGACACGGCGGTGCTAGGCACGGAGAGCCACCCCATGCACCTGCACGGGTACAGCTTCTACGTGGTGGGGCGAGGGATCGGCAACTTCGACGATGGCAGGGACCCCGCCGGCTACAACCTGGTCGACCCGCCGCGGCAGAACACGGTGGCCGTGCCCAAAGGCGGGTGGGCGGCGATCCGCTTCCGCGCGACAAATCCCG GGGTGTGGTTTATGCACTGCCACTTCGATCGCCACGTTGTGTGGGGAATGGGCACTGTGTTCATTGTGAAAAATGGCAAGAAACCTGAGGCCAAAATGTTGCGGCCTCCTCCAAACATGCCAAAGTGCTGA